A genomic segment from Blastococcus sp. PRF04-17 encodes:
- a CDS encoding ATP-binding protein: MTTPVTAAPHRPPDPRPALARPREGRVIAGVAAGVAIHLRQDPLIVRVAFVVLATTGLGVIAYALLWMTMAVSAAGDVPALPERAWRPTGVRQWIGLLIVGVVAMVVLGQLASWGIQELALPLLLVSVGLAVVWRQLDTDRTLAVPGVRWALAGGVALAAGGVVLLLATTGQLAAARNGFAATLVILTGVMLLTAPLWRRLLDSRAAERTARIRSEERAAVAAHLHDSVLQTLALIQRHADDQQAVSRLARSQERELRAWLYDPEAVREGGTWAGLVAGMVADVEADHALTVDPVVVGDAPVDDALADLGRATREALVNAAKHSGATAADLYTEVTPERVSVFVRDRGKGFDPATVSDDRRGLRDSVHGRLTRLGGTAEIRSAPGEGTEVELVLPRGAAA, from the coding sequence GTGACCACCCCCGTGACCGCGGCGCCGCACCGGCCGCCCGACCCGCGACCGGCGCTGGCGCGCCCCCGCGAGGGTCGCGTCATCGCCGGGGTGGCCGCCGGGGTGGCGATCCACCTGCGGCAGGACCCGCTGATCGTGCGGGTGGCCTTCGTCGTCCTGGCCACCACCGGTCTCGGTGTGATCGCCTACGCCCTGCTCTGGATGACGATGGCCGTGTCTGCTGCGGGGGACGTACCGGCGCTGCCGGAGCGGGCCTGGCGGCCGACCGGCGTGCGCCAGTGGATCGGCCTCCTGATCGTCGGCGTCGTCGCCATGGTCGTGCTCGGCCAGCTGGCGTCGTGGGGGATCCAGGAGCTGGCGCTTCCCCTGCTGCTCGTGTCGGTGGGGCTCGCCGTCGTGTGGCGCCAGCTGGACACCGACCGCACCCTCGCCGTCCCGGGTGTCCGCTGGGCGCTCGCGGGCGGCGTGGCGCTGGCGGCGGGCGGCGTGGTCCTGCTGCTGGCCACGACGGGCCAGCTGGCCGCCGCACGCAACGGCTTCGCCGCGACCCTGGTCATCCTCACCGGCGTCATGCTGCTCACCGCGCCACTGTGGCGTCGGCTGCTGGACTCCCGTGCCGCGGAACGCACCGCGCGCATCCGGTCCGAGGAACGGGCCGCCGTGGCCGCGCACCTGCACGACTCGGTGCTGCAGACGCTGGCGCTGATCCAGCGGCACGCCGACGACCAGCAGGCGGTCAGCCGCCTGGCCCGCAGCCAGGAGCGGGAGCTGCGCGCCTGGCTGTACGACCCGGAGGCCGTCCGCGAGGGCGGCACGTGGGCGGGCCTCGTCGCCGGCATGGTCGCCGACGTGGAGGCCGACCACGCGCTCACGGTCGATCCGGTCGTCGTGGGCGACGCCCCGGTCGACGACGCCCTGGCGGACCTGGGCCGTGCAACGCGCGAGGCGCTGGTGAACGCGGCCAAGCACTCGGGGGCCACGGCGGCCGACCTGTACACGGAGGTGACGCCCGAACGGGTGTCGGTCTTCGTCCGCGACCGCGGGAAGGGGTTCGATCCGGCCACGGTCTCCGACGACCGGCGGGGCCTGCGCGACTCGGTCCACGGCCGGCTGACGCGGCTGGGCGGGACGGCCGAGATCCGGTCGGCGCCGGGAGAAGGGACCGAGGTGGAGCTGGTGCTGCCCCGGGGAGCGGCCGCATGA
- a CDS encoding response regulator, producing MSAVPRVFIVDDHAMVRAGVRAELGDSVTVVGEGADVASAVEGIRATGPDVVLLDVHLPGGGGRTVLETLRTELPGTRWLALSVSDAAEDVIAVIRAGAKGYVTKTISGPDLLDAVRRVADGDVVFSPRLAGFVLDAFAAGAAAAPEPEEEATDPGLDLLSAREREVMQLLARGYTYREIGSRLFISVKTVESHASNVLRKLQLSNRNELTRWAATNRLL from the coding sequence ATGAGCGCGGTGCCGCGGGTCTTCATCGTCGACGACCACGCCATGGTGCGGGCGGGCGTGCGGGCCGAGCTCGGCGACTCGGTGACCGTGGTGGGCGAGGGCGCCGACGTCGCCTCGGCCGTCGAGGGCATTCGCGCGACCGGGCCGGACGTCGTCCTGCTCGACGTGCACCTGCCCGGCGGGGGCGGGCGGACGGTCCTCGAGACCCTCCGCACCGAGCTGCCGGGCACCCGCTGGCTGGCGCTGTCGGTGTCCGACGCCGCCGAGGACGTCATCGCCGTCATCCGCGCCGGCGCCAAGGGCTACGTCACCAAGACGATCTCCGGCCCCGACCTGCTCGACGCCGTGCGCCGGGTGGCCGACGGCGACGTCGTCTTCAGCCCCCGCCTCGCCGGCTTCGTGCTCGACGCCTTCGCCGCCGGCGCGGCCGCCGCACCGGAGCCGGAGGAGGAGGCCACGGATCCGGGCCTGGACCTGCTCAGTGCCCGCGAGCGGGAGGTCATGCAGCTGCTGGCGCGGGGCTACACCTACCGGGAGATCGGCTCGCGGCTGTTCATCTCCGTGAAGACGGTCGAGTCCCATGCGTCGAACGTGCTGCGCAAGCTGCAGCTCTCCAACCGCAACGAGCTCACCCGCTGGGCGGCGACGAACCGACTGCTCTAG
- a CDS encoding IS481 family transposase, which translates to MAHANAALTPRHRLKLARAVVEDGWTIAYAAAVFNVAWPTAKRWADRYRTGGPAAMEDRSSRPHSCPRRTPRPVVRKIVHLRWKKRLGPVQIADRLGLAPSTVHAVLVRCRINRLSHVDRATGEPIRRYEHAHPGSLLHVDVKKLGNIPDGGGWRYVGRAQGDKNRAATPGKPRNAHYNPKLGTAFVHTVVDDHSRVAYAEIHDDETAATAIGVLRRATAWFAARGVTVERVLSDNGSAYRSHAWRDACAELGIKPKRTRPYRPQTNGKIERFHRTMADGWAFARMFLSESARRKALPAWLHEYNHHRPHTAIGNRPPITRLTNVSGQYS; encoded by the coding sequence GTGGCCCACGCTAACGCTGCCCTGACTCCCCGCCACCGTCTCAAGCTCGCGCGCGCCGTAGTGGAGGACGGCTGGACGATCGCCTACGCCGCGGCGGTGTTCAACGTCGCCTGGCCCACCGCGAAACGGTGGGCCGACCGGTACCGCACCGGCGGGCCGGCGGCGATGGAGGACCGCAGCTCCCGTCCGCACAGCTGCCCTCGGCGGACTCCCCGGCCGGTGGTGCGCAAGATCGTGCACCTGCGGTGGAAAAAGCGCCTCGGGCCGGTGCAGATCGCCGACCGCCTCGGCCTGGCCCCCTCCACGGTGCATGCGGTGCTGGTCCGCTGCCGGATCAACCGGCTCTCCCACGTCGACCGGGCCACCGGGGAGCCGATCCGCCGCTACGAACACGCCCATCCCGGTTCGCTGCTGCACGTCGACGTGAAGAAGCTGGGCAACATCCCCGACGGGGGCGGCTGGCGCTACGTCGGCCGCGCCCAGGGCGACAAGAACCGAGCCGCCACCCCAGGCAAGCCGCGCAACGCGCACTACAACCCCAAGCTCGGCACCGCGTTCGTGCACACCGTGGTCGATGACCACAGCCGCGTGGCCTACGCCGAGATCCACGACGACGAGACCGCCGCCACCGCCATCGGCGTGCTGCGCCGGGCGACCGCCTGGTTCGCCGCCCGCGGCGTCACCGTCGAGCGAGTGCTGTCTGACAACGGCTCGGCCTACCGCTCCCACGCCTGGCGCGACGCCTGCGCCGAACTCGGGATCAAACCCAAGCGGACCCGGCCCTACCGGCCACAGACCAACGGCAAGATCGAGCGCTTCCACCGCACCATGGCAGACGGCTGGGCCTTCGCCCGGATGTTCCTCAGCGAATCAGCGCGCCGAAAGGCCCTGCCGGCCTGGCTGCACGAGTACAACCATCACCGGCCCCACACCGCGATCGGCAACCGTCCGCCCATCACCCGCTTGACCAACGTGTCCGGGCAGTACAGCTAG